The following coding sequences lie in one Pempheris klunzingeri isolate RE-2024b chromosome 13, fPemKlu1.hap1, whole genome shotgun sequence genomic window:
- the LOC139211900 gene encoding cilia- and flagella-associated protein 100-like — translation MSAPEPEVRGRRPGRSQFKVPHSMPAMTEEEKGHRKEVLHKLLALRDELTDDMVAGQLWNTKIPLKQTKDIPEPRMTMVQRMTIEAEIKHNLLSTERRRALQEECLIRSREEVENLDKTTAAQNRLLEELQENIRSENNKFLGILSGIEIKPEDARILFKNESKSKQENNAMIENLSDVSVTLKSEIAKIEETLNKYKGYKNILFKLSPLEWQEAKALESTVPSHSGPQESESRQGLETLSSATNDSTVTDCELGINSTEHEELYFSDPQQLLDVVSELTEQSLSLIQTSTRVDGTLEELQQIIDTSQKKMKEDEEKLTQQVNDMQDRISKDTERAAALKRKVQLHDILKAEDQDVLMDALTTKVAEVHRCCMDKRLTHLSTLEKLSSVEYRMLFLLDLIENIPEESLETLRQIKDGERRSRLREEKLQLEREKQKERMKKCMQRSLGDSKIIRERKLMPRSIPVKQKIKVSDEEELPAKDELHDYLFTTEDAE, via the exons ATGTCAGCACCAGAGCCAG aagtgagagggaggaggccGGGACGGAGCCAGTTCAAAGTGCCACACAGCATGCCTGCAAtgactgaggaggaaaaagggcACCGAAAAGAg GTGCTGCATAAACTGTTGGCCTTACGTGATGAGCTGACGGACGACATGGTAGCAGGACAACTGTGGAATACCAAAATCCcccttaaacaaacaaaagacatccCTGAGCCGAGGATGACCATGGTTCAGCGAA TGACTATTGAGGCAGAGATAAAACACAACCTGCTCTCCACTGAACGGCGTAGAGCACTGCAGGAG GAATGTCTGATTAGGAGCAGGGAAGAGGTTGAGAATTTGGACAagaccactgcagcacagaaccGACTTCTGGAGGAGCTACAAGAAAACATTAGAAGCGAGAATAACAAATTTCTCGGGATCCTCAGTGGGATTGAGATAAAACCTGAGGATGCCAGAATACT TTTTAAAAATGAGAGCAAGTCCAAACAGGAGAACAACGCTATGATTGAGAACTTAAGTGACGTATCAGTTACCTTAAAAAG TGAAATTGCCAAGATTGAGGAAACCTTAAATAAATATAAGGGATACAAGAACATTTTGTTCAAGCTGTCACCTCTGGAGTGGCAGGAGGCAAAAGCTTTGGAATCTACCGTCCCGTCTCACAGCGGGCCTCAGGAGTCAGAAAGTAGACAGG GTCTGGAGACGCTGTCCTCAGCTACCAACGACTCAAC GGTCACAGATTGTGAACTGGGAATCAACAGCACAGAACATGAG GAGCTATACTTCTCTGATCCCCAGCAGCTACTGGATGTGGTGTCAGAGCTGACCGAGCAGAGCCTGTCCCTGATTCAGACCTCCACCAGGGTGGATGGGACTCTGGAGGAGCTCCAGCAGATCATCGATACCTCACAGAAGAAAAT gaaggaggatgaagagaagCTGACACAGCAGGTAAATGACATGCAGGACAGGATCAGCAAAGACACGGAGAGAGCTGCTGCGCTCAAAAGGAAGGTTCAGCTGCATGACATATTAAAAGCAGAGGACCAG GATGTTTTGATGGACGCTCTGACCACAAAGGTGGCTGAGGTGCATCGCTGTTGCATGGATAAGCGGCTGACCCACCTCAGCACCTTGGAGAAGCTGTCCAGTGTCGAGTACCGTATGTTATTCCTGCTGGACCTCATCGAGAACATCCCTGAAGAAAGCTTGGAGACACTGAGGCAGATCAAGGACggtgagaggaggagcag GCTGCGAGAAGAGAAGCTGCAactggagagggagaaacagaaagaaaggatGAAGAAGTGCATGCAAAGATCCCTGGGTGACTCCAAGATAATA CGTGAAAGAAAGCTCATGCCTAGATCCATCCCAGTGAAGCAGAAGATCAAAGTCAGCGATGAGGAAGAGCTTCCTGCCAAGGATGAACTCCACGACTACCTCTTCACCACTGAGGACGCAGAgtag